A window of the Mesotoga prima MesG1.Ag.4.2 genome harbors these coding sequences:
- a CDS encoding 3'-5' exoribonuclease YhaM family protein, with translation MKLRDIIGNEILSQINADQDKTNRDGFPFVSDLRPGSTVLSVFKVHSKRIQEARDGKKFLLLTLSDKTGAIRAIDWFNAERNDSTLEQGMVVRISGRVAVYEDRIQLNLDSEGIQILQVGQYDYERFMAVTTKDIPRMYDDLLSLVGRMRDDYIRALLKDIFENDKKFIEKFIVSPAASKVHHAYKGGLLEHTMSVAELCEFFATKYGDSVDGDLLVAGALLHDIGKVYEYTITPNGIERTNDGELVGHIAMGIEMVSKAISKIQGFPRYLQTEIKHLLLSHHGEMEWGSPVIPKTTEAIVLHMADDLDSKVAQFREIEEREFNGSTASWSNYDRFLNRRVFMKNRRSGDSNS, from the coding sequence ATGAAACTCCGCGACATCATTGGAAATGAGATATTGAGTCAAATAAATGCCGATCAGGATAAGACAAACAGGGATGGTTTTCCTTTTGTTTCCGATCTACGCCCGGGAAGTACTGTGCTATCTGTTTTCAAGGTCCATTCTAAGAGAATTCAAGAGGCCCGAGACGGAAAGAAGTTTCTTCTATTAACACTTTCCGATAAGACAGGAGCTATACGAGCAATCGATTGGTTTAATGCAGAACGCAATGATTCCACTCTGGAACAGGGTATGGTAGTAAGAATCTCCGGTCGAGTAGCTGTCTATGAAGATAGAATCCAGCTTAATCTTGATTCGGAAGGGATTCAGATCCTTCAGGTTGGACAGTACGATTATGAGAGATTTATGGCTGTCACAACGAAAGATATTCCTCGGATGTACGATGATCTTCTTAGTCTCGTTGGAAGAATGAGGGATGACTATATTAGAGCTCTGCTCAAAGATATTTTCGAGAACGACAAGAAGTTCATCGAGAAGTTCATTGTTTCTCCGGCCGCTTCTAAGGTTCACCACGCTTATAAGGGTGGCCTTCTGGAGCACACAATGTCTGTCGCCGAGCTATGCGAATTCTTCGCGACGAAGTACGGAGACTCCGTTGATGGAGATCTTCTAGTTGCGGGGGCCTTGTTACATGATATCGGTAAAGTGTATGAGTACACGATTACTCCGAATGGAATTGAGAGAACAAATGACGGCGAATTAGTGGGACACATCGCTATGGGCATAGAGATGGTCAGCAAGGCTATATCTAAAATTCAGGGCTTCCCCCGCTATCTTCAGACTGAGATAAAACATCTCCTCTTGTCTCATCACGGGGAAATGGAATGGGGCTCACCCGTAATTCCAAAGACGACGGAAGCAATTGTTCTTCATATGGCCGACGATTTGGATTCGAAGGTTGCTCAGTTCAGAGAGATTGAAGAAAGGGAATTCAATGGCTCAACTGCTTCCTGGAGCAATTACGATCGTTTTCTTAACAGAAGAGTGTTCATGAAAAACAGAAGATCCGGCGACTCAAATAGTTAG
- the alr gene encoding alanine racemase codes for MNSRKTFALIDLSAYRQNLVYLSGKASPAKLMVVVKADAYGHGAVELSKVAQESGVDRLAVAFLEEGIKIRQSGISLPILVLNYVEKKEIPTAKEFSLTLSLSSFAQLENIIGLNKQLPDFQLVVDTGMRRLGLEWEESIELYNSAVRKGINITGAYTHFATADEKGSGFVLEQREAFGRFLHGLGQRRNRHFETHISNSAGTIYFDNSDFSYVRAGIATYGLQPSKETDENLKPVLSWVSCVSFVKRIRTGYSVSYGRTFVADRDMLVATIPVGYADGYNRLLSNRGYVIISGKRCKVLGRVCMDQFVVDISHIEKPVSIGDEVVIVGTQEGESISAEEIADLCGTINYEVVCSISSRVPRVYKKGVN; via the coding sequence ATGAATAGCAGAAAAACCTTCGCTTTGATCGATCTATCTGCATATAGACAAAATCTTGTTTATCTGTCCGGAAAGGCGTCTCCGGCGAAACTGATGGTTGTTGTCAAAGCAGATGCGTACGGTCATGGTGCCGTGGAGCTTTCGAAAGTTGCTCAGGAATCGGGAGTCGATCGTTTAGCAGTTGCTTTTCTCGAAGAGGGAATTAAGATCCGCCAAAGCGGAATCTCTTTGCCGATTCTTGTGCTTAACTATGTGGAGAAAAAGGAGATCCCCACTGCAAAGGAGTTTTCTTTAACGCTATCTCTTTCTTCATTTGCTCAACTTGAAAACATTATTGGCTTAAATAAGCAGTTACCTGATTTCCAGTTGGTTGTAGATACTGGAATGAGGCGTCTGGGATTGGAATGGGAAGAGTCGATTGAGTTGTATAATTCGGCTGTCAGAAAGGGAATCAATATAACAGGTGCTTATACGCACTTCGCTACAGCAGATGAGAAAGGCAGTGGCTTCGTTCTTGAGCAGAGAGAAGCTTTTGGAAGATTTCTTCATGGCTTGGGACAAAGACGAAACAGACATTTCGAAACTCATATATCTAATAGTGCAGGCACCATCTATTTCGACAATTCTGATTTCAGTTATGTTAGAGCGGGAATTGCCACATATGGCCTACAACCTTCGAAGGAAACTGATGAAAACCTGAAACCGGTTTTGTCGTGGGTTAGCTGTGTATCCTTTGTAAAGAGGATACGTACCGGCTATTCGGTTAGTTATGGCAGGACTTTTGTTGCCGATCGTGACATGCTTGTAGCTACAATTCCCGTAGGCTATGCCGATGGATACAATAGACTGCTCTCTAATAGAGGATATGTTATCATTTCGGGCAAGAGATGCAAAGTGCTGGGCAGGGTTTGTATGGATCAATTCGTTGTCGACATATCTCACATTGAGAAGCCTGTCTCGATTGGTGATGAAGTTGTGATAGTTGGTACTCAAGAAGGAGAGTCGATAAGCGCCGAGGAGATAGCTGATCTGTGCGGTACCATTAACTATGAAGTAGTTTGTTCTATCTCTTCCAGAGTTCCACGGGTCTATAAGAAAGGAGTAAACTGA
- the rpmB gene encoding 50S ribosomal protein L28, whose amino-acid sequence MSKVCEICGKSPTTGNMVSHSNKKAKRWWKPNVHKVRAVVDGEVKRIRVCAKCLKAGKVTRAI is encoded by the coding sequence ATGTCCAAGGTTTGTGAAATATGCGGTAAGTCACCTACTACAGGGAATATGGTCTCGCACTCAAATAAAAAGGCCAAGCGCTGGTGGAAGCCCAATGTTCATAAAGTCCGCGCAGTCGTTGATGGCGAGGTAAAGAGAATCAGAGTTTGTGCGAAGTGTCTCAAAGCTGGAAAAGTTACAAGAGCCATCTAG
- a CDS encoding deoxynucleoside kinase produces the protein MMFSKASGKYISVEGVIGVGKTTLVKLLSQKYTMPVVLEVVEENPFLAHFYEDIERWAFQTQLFFLISRFDQQSNVKKAASQGQGVISDYAFMKDHLFASLTLKGEQLKLYEKIFSVLKDQVLYPDLIIYLYADIDTLMKRIALRDRPFERRMDRTYIAMLSDTYEKYMAAFSESRVLRIDTSSIDFVRNVDDLNMVFSRIEANL, from the coding sequence ATGATGTTTTCTAAAGCAAGCGGGAAGTATATTTCCGTAGAGGGTGTAATTGGAGTAGGTAAGACGACTCTGGTGAAATTGTTGTCTCAAAAGTATACAATGCCGGTAGTGCTCGAAGTTGTTGAAGAAAACCCATTTCTTGCTCACTTCTATGAAGACATCGAAAGGTGGGCTTTTCAAACTCAGCTTTTCTTTTTGATAAGCCGGTTCGATCAGCAATCGAATGTTAAAAAAGCCGCTTCGCAGGGACAGGGGGTTATCTCAGACTATGCATTCATGAAAGATCATCTTTTTGCGTCTCTAACTTTGAAAGGAGAACAGTTGAAACTATACGAGAAGATCTTTTCCGTTCTCAAAGATCAGGTGCTTTATCCAGATCTGATAATCTATCTTTACGCGGATATCGACACCCTGATGAAAAGAATAGCTCTCAGAGATAGACCGTTTGAGAGGAGAATGGATAGAACGTATATTGCTATGCTAAGCGACACATATGAGAAATACATGGCAGCGTTTTCCGAGAGCAGAGTCCTGAGGATAGATACTTCAAGCATAGACTTTGTGCGAAACGTTGATGATCTCAACATGGTTTTCAGCAGAATCGAGGCGAACTTATGA
- a CDS encoding VanZ family protein, with protein MALAAAIYMVFTVYFYLKPVVPAIEVGSDKFLHFVGFFAGGFLFVILSREEFSKAFRKTFFSFLIVGPVILEFLQVLSPNRQFDILDMVFNYLGWTVPVVIFTFIVRLRTLSKG; from the coding sequence ATGGCTCTTGCTGCAGCAATTTACATGGTTTTCACCGTCTACTTCTACCTGAAACCGGTAGTTCCGGCAATCGAAGTGGGAAGCGACAAGTTTCTTCATTTTGTGGGTTTCTTTGCAGGAGGGTTCCTTTTTGTTATTCTTTCAAGAGAAGAATTCAGCAAGGCGTTTAGGAAAACCTTCTTTTCATTTCTCATTGTAGGACCTGTCATTCTCGAATTTCTTCAGGTTCTATCTCCCAACAGGCAGTTCGATATTCTAGATATGGTTTTCAATTATTTGGGTTGGACGGTTCCCGTTGTTATCTTCACCTTTATAGTCAGGCTTAGAACGCTTTCTAAAGGTTGA
- a CDS encoding HAD family hydrolase translates to MSNDITYLFDLDGTLSSVSDEDFARRYFQLISLFANGKVDFEKLMVSLKSALEVLFDRRDGIKSNYELFMESFVHFVGDHTVKWYEDFFDEFYENEYEELEKIVSPRENVVEALKKLYGSGRKIIIATNPIFPHKAIRKRLQWVGVDEKLTNYVTTMENSHYVKPSTEYYLEILENNSLDAKYCVMIGNDYKMDGACTSAGIEYVDVSSIQSIWRTT, encoded by the coding sequence ATGAGTAATGACATCACTTATTTATTTGATCTTGATGGAACGCTTAGCTCTGTTTCCGATGAAGATTTTGCACGGCGGTATTTTCAGCTCATCTCGCTCTTTGCCAATGGAAAAGTAGACTTTGAAAAACTGATGGTCTCTTTGAAAAGCGCACTCGAAGTGCTATTTGATAGAAGAGACGGCATAAAGAGCAATTACGAACTCTTTATGGAAAGCTTTGTCCATTTTGTGGGAGATCACACGGTAAAATGGTACGAGGATTTCTTCGATGAGTTTTACGAGAACGAGTATGAAGAACTTGAGAAAATTGTGAGCCCTAGAGAGAATGTGGTGGAGGCCCTGAAAAAGCTTTACGGCTCGGGTAGAAAGATAATTATTGCAACGAACCCAATCTTTCCACACAAGGCAATAAGAAAAAGACTTCAATGGGTGGGAGTGGATGAAAAGCTAACCAACTACGTGACCACTATGGAGAACTCTCATTATGTAAAGCCTAGTACAGAATATTACCTGGAAATTCTGGAGAATAACTCACTCGATGCAAAGTACTGCGTAATGATCGGGAACGATTACAAAATGGATGGTGCTTGCACGTCTGCGGGGATTGAATATGTCGATGTGAGTTCGATTCAATCTATCTGGAGAACAACTTAG
- the pulA gene encoding type I pullulanase, translating to MGKSAEDYDAATVIIIHYHRYDDNYDGWNLWVWPDKPKSMDGKSYSFDRRDEFGVVTTVKFSEKHSRLGFIVRLREWEKKDITADRFVDIPDSGVAEIWVIEGEEDFLTSPDRIDLTPRVKMAFLDSLSEIYASLSAPVDTKTVLPEVLLDGSPVKVQSFEKADPTDVSVTNYVKITLTEPLAPKSVSKRLSLEIEGFLPGNIIVRKALDNSEFFYQGELGSIYSEKETVFRVWSPVSSSATLILFDDLYSDSFIEVPMKRIEAGVWEAIVQGNLHLRAYKYRFVSYGKERETVDIYSRAVTKNSERSVVVDPAKTIIEGWAQQKVPIFNKPEDAIIYEIHIGDMTSDPNTNVENKGKYLGLTETGRTGPDGVTVGIDHIVELGVTHVHIMPFNDIHYLNEGEEGEYGWGYDPYLYMVPEGHYSTDPYSPLSRILESKAMVMAFHEIGIRVILDTVYNHTATTGSSSPFDQTVPYYYYRTDATGAYLNGTGVGNEIASERPMMRKHILDSLKMWVNEYGIDGFRFDLMGLIDKETVLAIDRELHAIDKTILLYGEPWGGWGATVTFGKGDQRGTGVAVFNDNLRDAIRGSVFDEKVKGFSLGSRAKERRIMRGIVGSIEYSSDIKDFADDPSETINYVSAHDNQTLWDKNSAAMPDASRELLTSAQKLSNAIVILSQGIPFLHGGVDFARTKFGNDNSYNAGVDLNKMDYSRKAEFIDLFTYYKGLIELRKNHPSFRMSTAEEIRKNLKFLDAPRNIVAYVIDGKSAGDSWEEILVIFNGNLEPAEITLPDESWNLVVDRDRISEKPLERLSGKVKLEPISTYVFFK from the coding sequence ATGGGAAAAAGTGCAGAAGATTATGACGCAGCGACCGTAATTATAATCCATTATCACAGGTACGATGACAACTACGATGGCTGGAACCTATGGGTCTGGCCTGACAAACCGAAAAGTATGGATGGTAAGTCTTACTCTTTTGATAGGAGAGACGAATTCGGAGTAGTTACAACTGTAAAGTTCTCTGAAAAACATTCTAGACTGGGATTCATAGTAAGGCTAAGAGAATGGGAAAAGAAGGATATTACAGCAGATAGGTTCGTAGATATTCCCGATTCTGGAGTCGCTGAAATATGGGTGATCGAAGGGGAAGAGGATTTTTTGACGAGCCCGGACAGAATTGATCTAACTCCCAGAGTTAAGATGGCCTTTCTTGATTCTTTGAGTGAGATCTACGCTTCACTTTCAGCACCGGTTGATACTAAGACAGTCTTACCTGAAGTCCTTCTAGACGGTTCGCCGGTTAAGGTTCAGAGCTTCGAAAAGGCAGATCCCACTGATGTATCGGTAACTAACTACGTTAAGATAACACTGACCGAACCACTTGCGCCCAAGTCAGTTAGCAAAAGGCTATCTCTGGAGATCGAAGGTTTTCTTCCAGGCAACATAATTGTCAGAAAAGCGCTAGATAATTCTGAATTCTTCTACCAGGGCGAACTTGGTTCGATTTACTCGGAGAAGGAGACAGTCTTCAGAGTCTGGTCTCCCGTATCCTCTTCAGCAACGCTAATTCTCTTTGACGATCTCTACTCTGACAGCTTTATTGAAGTCCCCATGAAAAGAATAGAAGCAGGTGTTTGGGAAGCAATCGTTCAAGGCAATCTTCATCTGCGGGCTTACAAATACAGATTCGTCTCTTATGGCAAGGAAAGAGAAACAGTTGACATCTATTCCCGTGCGGTTACAAAAAACAGTGAGAGATCAGTTGTCGTTGATCCCGCTAAAACCATTATTGAAGGCTGGGCCCAACAAAAAGTGCCGATATTTAACAAACCGGAGGACGCAATAATATACGAAATCCACATTGGAGACATGACTTCCGACCCAAATACCAATGTTGAGAATAAGGGTAAGTACTTAGGTCTAACCGAGACCGGAAGAACGGGACCTGATGGAGTTACGGTCGGAATTGACCACATTGTTGAGCTCGGTGTAACACACGTTCACATAATGCCTTTCAACGATATTCACTACCTAAATGAAGGTGAGGAAGGCGAATACGGCTGGGGCTATGACCCTTATCTGTACATGGTTCCGGAAGGACATTACAGCACTGACCCTTACAGTCCTCTCAGTAGAATTCTCGAATCTAAGGCAATGGTCATGGCATTTCATGAAATAGGAATAAGGGTAATTCTCGACACTGTGTACAATCATACGGCTACAACAGGTTCTTCTTCTCCCTTCGATCAGACAGTCCCATATTATTACTATAGAACAGACGCCACAGGTGCATATTTGAACGGAACTGGAGTCGGTAATGAGATAGCTTCAGAAAGGCCAATGATGAGAAAGCATATTCTTGATTCTCTTAAGATGTGGGTCAACGAATACGGAATTGATGGCTTCAGATTCGATTTGATGGGTCTTATAGACAAAGAAACCGTTCTGGCCATCGACCGAGAACTTCATGCAATAGACAAGACGATTCTGCTTTATGGCGAGCCGTGGGGAGGTTGGGGGGCAACCGTTACATTTGGGAAAGGCGATCAACGCGGAACCGGTGTAGCTGTTTTTAACGACAATCTCAGAGATGCAATAAGAGGAAGCGTTTTCGATGAGAAAGTGAAGGGCTTTTCTCTTGGGAGCAGGGCCAAAGAAAGAAGGATTATGCGTGGTATTGTGGGAAGTATCGAATACAGCAGTGACATTAAGGACTTTGCGGATGACCCTTCTGAGACTATAAACTATGTTTCTGCTCACGATAATCAGACTCTGTGGGACAAGAATAGCGCAGCAATGCCAGATGCTTCAAGAGAGTTGTTGACAAGCGCTCAGAAGCTATCAAATGCCATAGTGATTCTTTCTCAGGGAATTCCATTTCTTCATGGTGGAGTTGACTTTGCTCGAACGAAGTTCGGCAATGATAACAGCTACAATGCCGGTGTAGATTTGAACAAGATGGACTATTCAAGGAAGGCAGAATTCATTGACCTCTTCACCTATTATAAGGGACTGATAGAACTTAGAAAGAACCATCCATCATTCAGGATGAGTACGGCCGAAGAGATAAGAAAGAATCTAAAATTTCTTGATGCTCCCAGAAATATCGTTGCTTACGTGATAGACGGCAAGTCAGCTGGTGACTCATGGGAAGAAATACTTGTGATATTCAATGGGAACCTTGAACCAGCCGAGATAACTCTACCTGATGAAAGCTGGAACCTCGTCGTGGATAGAGATAGAATCTCTGAGAAGCCCCTCGAAAGACTCTCAGGTAAGGTCAAGCTCGAACCAATTTCTACTTATGTCTTCTTCAAGTAG
- a CDS encoding molybdopterin-binding protein: MYSCKIIRVLESGFFDEIAQSIEISKKILESHGITYTGSTDVDPVMSDLKEAIYSDSCSNDIVLVLGGTGLYKEDIGPEVVLSLVDKRATGIETAMLRNAIVADPSLCLYRVGAGTIGDSIVLSVPGYHETVHYYLEPVIDYLKPFFDGLRSS; encoded by the coding sequence GTGTACAGCTGCAAAATAATAAGGGTTCTTGAATCTGGTTTTTTTGATGAGATAGCGCAATCCATAGAGATTTCTAAGAAGATCCTCGAGAGTCATGGCATCACGTATACTGGATCCACAGACGTTGACCCTGTAATGAGCGACCTGAAAGAGGCTATATACTCAGATTCATGCTCAAACGACATCGTTCTTGTTCTTGGAGGAACGGGGCTATACAAAGAGGACATAGGTCCGGAGGTCGTTTTATCTCTCGTGGACAAAAGAGCAACGGGAATTGAAACTGCGATGCTTAGAAACGCAATAGTCGCCGATCCCTCGTTGTGTCTTTACAGAGTTGGAGCCGGAACAATCGGTGATTCGATAGTACTCTCTGTTCCGGGTTACCATGAAACTGTACATTACTATCTTGAACCCGTCATCGATTATCTTAAGCCCTTTTTCGATGGGCTTAGGTCATCTTAG
- a CDS encoding deoxynucleoside kinase translates to MILGICGNIGAGKSSLTSLLEETLGFRGVYEAVDENPFLEDFYSNMERWAFHSQLFFLIKRFDFLKRVVTEGAVILQDRTIYEDVEIFARNLKLMGYIDERDWRLYLDTYETLSEHLTAPDGIVYIKCTKNVLLKRIKKRGRGFESGVSEDYIERLNGLYEEWIGRVTFCRKLIIDGDKYDFVENAQDREDVLRLISRFTAELMAGVQSKLFSR, encoded by the coding sequence ATGATTTTGGGAATATGCGGAAACATTGGAGCAGGAAAATCATCTCTGACTTCATTGCTTGAGGAAACACTGGGCTTTAGAGGTGTCTACGAGGCCGTGGATGAAAATCCATTTTTGGAGGATTTCTATTCAAATATGGAGCGGTGGGCCTTTCACTCGCAGTTGTTCTTTCTAATAAAGCGTTTTGACTTTCTGAAGAGAGTCGTAACTGAAGGTGCTGTCATACTTCAGGACAGGACTATTTACGAGGACGTGGAGATATTTGCCCGCAATCTCAAACTGATGGGCTACATAGATGAACGCGACTGGAGACTTTATCTGGACACTTATGAAACGCTCTCAGAACACTTAACAGCGCCCGATGGCATTGTCTACATAAAATGCACTAAGAACGTCTTGTTGAAAAGGATAAAAAAGAGGGGCCGGGGTTTTGAAAGTGGCGTAAGCGAGGATTATATCGAAAGACTCAACGGACTATACGAAGAATGGATCGGCAGAGTCACGTTTTGTCGGAAGTTGATAATCGATGGTGATAAATATGATTTCGTTGAAAATGCCCAGGACAGAGAAGATGTTCTGCGTTTGATCTCGAGATTTACGGCTGAACTTATGGCGGGAGTGCAGTCTAAGTTGTTCTCCAGATAG